One window of the Manihot esculenta cultivar AM560-2 chromosome 14, M.esculenta_v8, whole genome shotgun sequence genome contains the following:
- the LOC110631360 gene encoding villin-4 isoform X1, whose product MAVSMRDLDPAFQGAGQKAGLEIWRIENFHPVPVPKSSYGKFFVGDSYVVLKTTSLKSGALRHEIHYWLGKDTSQDEAGCAAIKTIELDAALGGRAVQYREVQGHETEKFLSYFKPCIIPQEGGVASGFKHAEAEEHQTRLFVCKGKRVVHVKEVPFARSSLNHDDIFVLDTESKIFQFNGSNSSIQERAKALEVVQYIKDTYHDGKCEVAAIEDGKLMADAETGEFWGLFGGFAPLPRKTSTDEDKIADSHSTKLFRVEKGQAKPVDADSLTRELLDTNKCYILDCGLEVFVWMGRNTSLDERKAASGAAEELVHGANRPKSHIIRVIEGFETVMFRSKFESWPQTTDVAVSEDGRGKVAALLRRQGVNVKGLLKAAPPKEEPQLYIDVTGHLQVWHVDGQEKILLQASDQSKFYSGDCYIFQYSYPGDDKEEYLIGTWFGKKSVEEERASAISLASKMVESLKFLPCQACFYEGNEPIQFFIIMQSFIVFKGGLSTGYKTCIVEKELPDETYREDGLALFRVQGSGPDNMQAIQVEPVASSLNSAHCYILHNDSTIFTWSGNLTTNDDQELVERLLDLIKPNLQTKPQKEGSESEQFWELLGGKTEYPSQKVAREAERDPHLFSCTFLKGREIAVFAGNLKVVEIYNFTQDDLMTEDIFILDCHSDIFVWVGQQVDSKSKTHALTIGEKFLESDFLLEKLSHETPIYIVMEGNEPPFFTRFFEWDSAKSAMHGNSFQRKLAIVKHGVAPIVDKPKRRTPVSYGGRSSVPEKSQRSRSMSFSPDRVRVRGRSPAFNALAANFENPNARNLSTPPPVVRKIYPRSVTPDSGKLASKSAAIEALTASFEQPPPARQVIMPRSVKVSPEGPKSTPGKLTPESNNKENSMSTRIESLTIQEDVKEGEAEDEEGLPIFPYERLTTNSTDPVTEIDVTKRETYLSATEFREKFGMAKDAFNKMPKWKQNKLKMALHLF is encoded by the exons ATGGCTGTTTCCATGAGGGATCTGGATCCAGCATTCCAAGGAGCTGGACAGAAGGC GGGACTTGAGATATGGCGGATTGAAAACTTTCATCCTGTTCCTGTCCCAAAATCTTCTTATGGGAAGTTTTTCGTGGGTGACTcctatgttgttttgaag ACAACTTCACTAAAAAGTGGTGCCTTACGACATGAGATTCATTATTGGCTGGGTAAAGATACCTCTCAG GATGAAGCAGGTTGTGCTGCCATCAAAACAATTGAACTTGATGCAGCACTTGGAGGTCGTGCAGTACAGTATCGTGAAGTACAGGGCCATGAAACAGAGAAGTTCCTATCTTATTTTAAACCATGTATTATACCTCAAGAAGGTGGTGTTGCTTCTGGGTTCAAACATGCCGAGGCTGAAGAACACCAGACTCGCTTGTTTGTCTGCAAAGGAAAGCGCGTTGTTCATGTGAAAGAG GTTCCTTTTGCTCGATCGTCACTCAACCATGATGATATTTTTGTTCTTGATACTGAGtcaaaaatttttcaatttaatggTTCCAACTCATCTATCCAAGAGAGAGCTAAAGCATTAGAAGTAGTCCAGTATATTAAGGACACTTATCACGATGGAAAATGCGAGGTAGCTGCCATTG AGGATGGGAAATTGATGGCTGATGCTGAAACTGGGGAATTCTGGGGTTTGTTTGGGGGTTTTGCTCCACTTCCTAGGAAAACAAGCACTGATGAGGATAAGATTGCTGATTCTCATTCTACTAAGCTGTTTCG GGTTGAGAAGGGGCAGGCAAAACCTGTTGATGCAGATTCTTTGACAAGGGAATTACTAGACACTAATAAGTGCTATATTCTAGATTGTGGATTGGAAGTGTTTGTATGGATGGGGAGAAATACCTCACTTGATGAAAGAAAGGCTGCGAGTGGAGCTGCAGAG GAGTTAGTCCATGGAGCGAATAGACCAAAGTCCCACATTATTCGTGTAATTGAGGGCTTTGAGACAGTGATGTTCCGGTCAAAGTTTGAATCATGGCCACAGACAACTGATGTAGCTGTGTCTGAGGATGGTAGAGGCAAAGTTGCAG CACTTCTAAGGCGGCAAGGGGTAAATGTCAAGGGCCTTTTGAAAGCTGCCCCTCCAAAGGAAGAACCTCAACTGTATATTGATGTCACAGGACATCTTCAG GTTTGGCATGTGGATGGCCAGGAAAAGATTCTCCTTCAAGCTTCAGATCAGTCAAAATTTTACAGTGGAGATTGCTATATTTTTCAGTATTCATATCCAGGAGATGACAAGGAGGAATACCTTATAGGAACATGGTTTGGGAAGAAGAGCGTTGAG GAGGAAAGAGCTTCTGCTATTTCACTAGCAAGCAAGATGGTTGAATCATTAAAGTTTCTTCCCTGCCAG GCTTGCTTCTATGAAGGAAATGAACCAATTCAGTTCTTTATAATCATGCAGAGTTTTATTGTTTTTAAG GGTGGTCTTAGCACTGGATACAAGACCTGTATTGTGGAGAAGGAACTCCCAGATGAGACATATAGGGAGGATGGCCTTGCATTATTTCGCGTTCAGGGTTCTGGACCAGATAATATGCAAGCAATACAAGTTGAACCA GTTGCATCGTCTCTGAATTCCGCTCACTGTTACATATTGCACAATGACTCTACCATCTTTACATGGTCTGGGAACCTTACAACCAATGATGACCAGGAACTTGTGGAAAGGCTGTTGGATCTGATAAAG CCAAATTTACAGACCAAGCCACAAAAGGAGGGTTCAGAATCTGAGCAATTTTGGGAGCTGTTAGGAGGAAAAACTGAATATCCCAGCCAAAAGGTTGCAAGGGAAGCTGAAAGGGATCCACACCTTTTCTCTTGCACATTCTTGAAGGGTAGGGAAATTGCTGTTTTTGCTG GAAATCTGAAG GTGGTTGAGATATACAACTTTACCCAGGATGATTTAATGACTGAAGACATATTCATCTTGGATTGTCACTCTGATATCTTTGTCTGGGTAGGGCAACAGGTTGACTCCAAGAGCAAAACACATGCTTTAACTATTGGGGAG AAATTTCTTGAAAGTGATTTTCTGTTAGAGAAGTTATCTCATGAAACTCCTATATATATTGTTATGGAAGGGAATGAGCCACCTTTCTTCACACGTTTCTTTGAATGGGACTCTGCAAAATCTGCT ATGCATGGAAACTCATTCCAAAGAAAACTTGCAATTGTCAAACATGGGGTTGCTCCTATAGTAGAT AAACCCAAACGAAGAACACCTGTATCCTATGGAGGAAGGTCTAGTGTGCCAGAAAAATCTCAGCGTTCCAGAAGCATGTCTTTCAGTCCTGACCGAGTTCGTGTTAGGGGCAGGTCACCAGCTTTCAATGCACTAGCTGCTAATTTTGAGAACCCTAATGCTAGGAACCTTTCAACCCCACCACCAGTTGTTAGAAAGATTTATCCAAGATCTGTGACCCCAGATTCAGGAAAGCTTGCTTCAAAATCTGCAGCTATAGAAGCTCTTACTGCATCTTTTGAGCAACCGCCACCAGCTCGACAAGTTATCATGCCTCGGTCTGTCAAAG TGAGCCCTGAGGGACCAAAATCAACTCCTGGAAAGTTAACACCTGAGTCCAACAATAAGGAGAACTCTATGAGCACCAGAATAGAATCCCTCACTATACAGGAGGACGTGAAGGAGGGTGAAGCTGAAGATGAGGAAGGGCTTCCAATATTTCCATATGAACGCCTTACAACTAACTCAACAGATCCTGTTACTGAAATTGATGTGACAAAGCGAGAG ACTTACCTCTCAGCCACAGAGTTTAGGGAGAAATTTGGGATGGCAAAGGATGCCTTCAATAAGATGCCAAAATGGAAACAGAACAAACTTAAAATGGCCCTTCACTTGTTCTGA
- the LOC110631360 gene encoding villin-4 isoform X2 codes for MAVSMRDLDPAFQGAGQKAGLEIWRIENFHPVPVPKSSYGKFFVGDSYVVLKTTSLKSGALRHEIHYWLGKDTSQDEAGCAAIKTIELDAALGGRAVQYREVQGHETEKFLSYFKPCIIPQEGGVASGFKHAEAEEHQTRLFVCKGKRVVHVKEVPFARSSLNHDDIFVLDTESKIFQFNGSNSSIQERAKALEVVQYIKDTYHDGKCEVAAIEDGKLMADAETGEFWGLFGGFAPLPRKTSTDEDKIADSHSTKLFRVEKGQAKPVDADSLTRELLDTNKCYILDCGLEVFVWMGRNTSLDERKAASGAAEELVHGANRPKSHIIRVIEGFETVMFRSKFESWPQTTDVAVSEDGRGKVAALLRRQGVNVKGLLKAAPPKEEPQLYIDVTGHLQVWHVDGQEKILLQASDQSKFYSGDCYIFQYSYPGDDKEEYLIGTWFGKKSVEEERASAISLASKMVESLKFLPCQACFYEGNEPIQFFIIMQSFIVFKGGLSTGYKTCIVEKELPDETYREDGLALFRVQGSGPDNMQAIQVEPVASSLNSAHCYILHNDSTIFTWSGNLTTNDDQELVERLLDLIKPNLQTKPQKEGSESEQFWELLGGKTEYPSQKVAREAERDPHLFSCTFLKGNLKVVEIYNFTQDDLMTEDIFILDCHSDIFVWVGQQVDSKSKTHALTIGEKFLESDFLLEKLSHETPIYIVMEGNEPPFFTRFFEWDSAKSAMHGNSFQRKLAIVKHGVAPIVDKPKRRTPVSYGGRSSVPEKSQRSRSMSFSPDRVRVRGRSPAFNALAANFENPNARNLSTPPPVVRKIYPRSVTPDSGKLASKSAAIEALTASFEQPPPARQVIMPRSVKVSPEGPKSTPGKLTPESNNKENSMSTRIESLTIQEDVKEGEAEDEEGLPIFPYERLTTNSTDPVTEIDVTKRETYLSATEFREKFGMAKDAFNKMPKWKQNKLKMALHLF; via the exons ATGGCTGTTTCCATGAGGGATCTGGATCCAGCATTCCAAGGAGCTGGACAGAAGGC GGGACTTGAGATATGGCGGATTGAAAACTTTCATCCTGTTCCTGTCCCAAAATCTTCTTATGGGAAGTTTTTCGTGGGTGACTcctatgttgttttgaag ACAACTTCACTAAAAAGTGGTGCCTTACGACATGAGATTCATTATTGGCTGGGTAAAGATACCTCTCAG GATGAAGCAGGTTGTGCTGCCATCAAAACAATTGAACTTGATGCAGCACTTGGAGGTCGTGCAGTACAGTATCGTGAAGTACAGGGCCATGAAACAGAGAAGTTCCTATCTTATTTTAAACCATGTATTATACCTCAAGAAGGTGGTGTTGCTTCTGGGTTCAAACATGCCGAGGCTGAAGAACACCAGACTCGCTTGTTTGTCTGCAAAGGAAAGCGCGTTGTTCATGTGAAAGAG GTTCCTTTTGCTCGATCGTCACTCAACCATGATGATATTTTTGTTCTTGATACTGAGtcaaaaatttttcaatttaatggTTCCAACTCATCTATCCAAGAGAGAGCTAAAGCATTAGAAGTAGTCCAGTATATTAAGGACACTTATCACGATGGAAAATGCGAGGTAGCTGCCATTG AGGATGGGAAATTGATGGCTGATGCTGAAACTGGGGAATTCTGGGGTTTGTTTGGGGGTTTTGCTCCACTTCCTAGGAAAACAAGCACTGATGAGGATAAGATTGCTGATTCTCATTCTACTAAGCTGTTTCG GGTTGAGAAGGGGCAGGCAAAACCTGTTGATGCAGATTCTTTGACAAGGGAATTACTAGACACTAATAAGTGCTATATTCTAGATTGTGGATTGGAAGTGTTTGTATGGATGGGGAGAAATACCTCACTTGATGAAAGAAAGGCTGCGAGTGGAGCTGCAGAG GAGTTAGTCCATGGAGCGAATAGACCAAAGTCCCACATTATTCGTGTAATTGAGGGCTTTGAGACAGTGATGTTCCGGTCAAAGTTTGAATCATGGCCACAGACAACTGATGTAGCTGTGTCTGAGGATGGTAGAGGCAAAGTTGCAG CACTTCTAAGGCGGCAAGGGGTAAATGTCAAGGGCCTTTTGAAAGCTGCCCCTCCAAAGGAAGAACCTCAACTGTATATTGATGTCACAGGACATCTTCAG GTTTGGCATGTGGATGGCCAGGAAAAGATTCTCCTTCAAGCTTCAGATCAGTCAAAATTTTACAGTGGAGATTGCTATATTTTTCAGTATTCATATCCAGGAGATGACAAGGAGGAATACCTTATAGGAACATGGTTTGGGAAGAAGAGCGTTGAG GAGGAAAGAGCTTCTGCTATTTCACTAGCAAGCAAGATGGTTGAATCATTAAAGTTTCTTCCCTGCCAG GCTTGCTTCTATGAAGGAAATGAACCAATTCAGTTCTTTATAATCATGCAGAGTTTTATTGTTTTTAAG GGTGGTCTTAGCACTGGATACAAGACCTGTATTGTGGAGAAGGAACTCCCAGATGAGACATATAGGGAGGATGGCCTTGCATTATTTCGCGTTCAGGGTTCTGGACCAGATAATATGCAAGCAATACAAGTTGAACCA GTTGCATCGTCTCTGAATTCCGCTCACTGTTACATATTGCACAATGACTCTACCATCTTTACATGGTCTGGGAACCTTACAACCAATGATGACCAGGAACTTGTGGAAAGGCTGTTGGATCTGATAAAG CCAAATTTACAGACCAAGCCACAAAAGGAGGGTTCAGAATCTGAGCAATTTTGGGAGCTGTTAGGAGGAAAAACTGAATATCCCAGCCAAAAGGTTGCAAGGGAAGCTGAAAGGGATCCACACCTTTTCTCTTGCACATTCTTGAAGG GAAATCTGAAG GTGGTTGAGATATACAACTTTACCCAGGATGATTTAATGACTGAAGACATATTCATCTTGGATTGTCACTCTGATATCTTTGTCTGGGTAGGGCAACAGGTTGACTCCAAGAGCAAAACACATGCTTTAACTATTGGGGAG AAATTTCTTGAAAGTGATTTTCTGTTAGAGAAGTTATCTCATGAAACTCCTATATATATTGTTATGGAAGGGAATGAGCCACCTTTCTTCACACGTTTCTTTGAATGGGACTCTGCAAAATCTGCT ATGCATGGAAACTCATTCCAAAGAAAACTTGCAATTGTCAAACATGGGGTTGCTCCTATAGTAGAT AAACCCAAACGAAGAACACCTGTATCCTATGGAGGAAGGTCTAGTGTGCCAGAAAAATCTCAGCGTTCCAGAAGCATGTCTTTCAGTCCTGACCGAGTTCGTGTTAGGGGCAGGTCACCAGCTTTCAATGCACTAGCTGCTAATTTTGAGAACCCTAATGCTAGGAACCTTTCAACCCCACCACCAGTTGTTAGAAAGATTTATCCAAGATCTGTGACCCCAGATTCAGGAAAGCTTGCTTCAAAATCTGCAGCTATAGAAGCTCTTACTGCATCTTTTGAGCAACCGCCACCAGCTCGACAAGTTATCATGCCTCGGTCTGTCAAAG TGAGCCCTGAGGGACCAAAATCAACTCCTGGAAAGTTAACACCTGAGTCCAACAATAAGGAGAACTCTATGAGCACCAGAATAGAATCCCTCACTATACAGGAGGACGTGAAGGAGGGTGAAGCTGAAGATGAGGAAGGGCTTCCAATATTTCCATATGAACGCCTTACAACTAACTCAACAGATCCTGTTACTGAAATTGATGTGACAAAGCGAGAG ACTTACCTCTCAGCCACAGAGTTTAGGGAGAAATTTGGGATGGCAAAGGATGCCTTCAATAAGATGCCAAAATGGAAACAGAACAAACTTAAAATGGCCCTTCACTTGTTCTGA